The Cytophagia bacterium CHB2 genome includes the window GGGTGATCGGTTACAATCAAAAGTGTTACGGCCAATTGAATAATTAAAATCAGTGTGCGAACCGTCATATGGATCAAAAAAAAGAAACAGCGCAAGCAGCAGAAAAAAAGCAAGCCAAGTCCGAGGAATCCCCGGCGCCTTACACCGCGGTCGTTTATTTTCATGGCATGGGCAGCCAGCGCCGCTATGAAGAAGTGAGCCGATTGGTGGATTGTTTGGATCACTACGCGGGCGTGAATCATGAACAGCGAAAGACAGGTTTACTGCGGGAGATCAAAGCCTATCTGGAAACGTGCCGTAACGGGCGCACGGATGATGTTTCCTATCTGCGAGTAACACATATAAAGGACAATCAGCGCCCGAAATTTCGTTTTTATGAAGTCTACTGGGCGCCTTTGATGGCGGGCGCGATTTCAACAAAAGAAGTTGTGAAGTGGGTGCTGGCCCGCCTTGCCACGCCGGTGCGCATGGGAAAAACGCCCTGGCGCTTGCGGCCGCGCGTCAAACGTTCCGCATTGTTTCGCCTCTGGGCGGATCATGAAAAAGGCGGGAAGAATGCGTATCAGCATGGCGATCTGCACGAGTTGTTGGAGGATTATGATGCGTTCGAGGGGCAGGCGGCTCGTCAAAAATATCCCAAAGGCGGTTTTCGTGATTTTTTGGCGTTCTTGAGCGACCAGCATAACAAGAACAATCATGGCGCGGCGTTGCGCGGCCGCATTGTAGCGCTTGCAAAAGAATGGCGCAGCTCTCACAATCGTGCCGAGATGTTTACGTTTGCTATGCTGCTGACGTTTTTTGCGGTGATGCTTATTGCCGTTTTTGCTGCGGCCGTGGCGGCTGTCGGCGTCAGCGGCCTTGCCCTTGCCGGCCTTGTGTTGTTGCTCAAAGAGATCGGGCTTGCGGATAGCATCGGCATCGATATCGATAAAGTGAATTCCTTTTTTCTGCAGATTTTCGGCTTGCAGAACAATGCGCCGTGGAGTCAAGTTTTTAGCCGCCCGGATTTTTACGTCATTCTCGCGCTCAGCTTGTTTACATTGCTGGGCTTGGTTCTCGTGCGCACATTCTTGCGCGATTATGTCGGCGATGTGCAGCTTTGGACGACCTATGAAGAAACAAATGAAAAATATCGAAAGCGTAAAGAAGTGCTGAAGGGCGCATTCGATACGATGGCGCATGTTCTGCTCGATGAGGCGTGCGAACGCGTCGTGGTGATCGGCCATAGTCTGGGAACGACGATCGCGCACGATACGCTGTTGGAGTTGGGACGATACAATCGTGCGCGCCACAACGATAGAGCCAAAGCCTTGCGCGGCCCGTTGCCGCTGCATAAAATCGAGCATTTCATTACGCTGGGCAGCCCGATTGACAAAGTTCATTATTTCTTTGAAAGCCATAAAGGCAAGCATCATCGCTACAATCGTGTGGTCGAAGAAGTGCGCGGCGATCTCGGTGAAGTGCCGTTTGCCTCGAATCGTAAACCGCATATCCATTGGATTAATATTTGGGATCGCGCCGACTTAGTCAGCAGCTCGCTGGAAACACCCTGCAACAAGCTGCTGCCCGATCTCAAAGTGGATAATTTTGAAATTTCCAGCTATTACTTTCCGGATCCCGTAAAAAGTCACTCGGCCTATTTTGAACATGCTGAAGTCATCAGCATCATTTTTGACGTCATTTTCAATCACCGTTATTCATACAAAATGGCTCCGCGAGAAGGGTCTCACGGCGCGCCGAATTACAGCGCGCAGAATGTCGGTCCAGGAACCCGCCTGCCGTTCACTGCGCCGTTGCAAAGCATGATGATTGCGCTGCCCTGGTTGATTTTGGGAACGATCGTGGTTCATCTGATGCGAGTTGATTTTTGGAAGCCGATTTTTCTGTATGGCACGGCTCTCGTAATTATTGTTTTATTGATCGCGTGGGGTTTTAGTAAGATGGGCGGCCTTCTGAAGCCGGTCAAAGAGCCGGGAACCGCTGCACACTCCTCGACTGAAACGACGTCTTCCGATGTCTTGTGAAGGGCTGCGATTTTCGATAACAAATCACGCCGCGCATGATTGAGTCACTATGAAAATGAATTCCGTGCAATGGGGAAAATTTGTGGGGGAAGCGATGCTCGCAATGCTGGGTAATGACCCGTTTCGCATTGCCCAGGCCTGCGGTTGGCAGGTGATTATTGAGGAGCAAGATTCGCTGAATTATTTTTTGCCGCGCCGGGTGGCCGTTTGGGAAGGGGATAAGCGCATCATTCGTATTTTTAGCTCAGCGTTGCGGCGGATTTTTATCGACGAACAATTCGGCCTGCGTTTGGTTTGCAGCCATGAAGTCTTTCACGGCCTGCATGCCTCCGGTTATAAATTGTGCCAAGCCATTTCTAACCCGCCGCCGCAGTTGACCCGCTCTGAGCAAGAGCAAGCCGCGGAAGCTTTTGCGTTGACACTGTTGAGCGCATGAAGATTTCTCTTTGAGATTATTTTCATGCCTACTATTGGCTGATATCGGTAGACAATTTAAATCGTACAATGCGATTATTGCCGGTATCGGCGACATATAGTGTTTGATCGAAGAACGCCACCCCGCGCGGGTTTTGAAATTGTTTTTCGCCCGCACCGGCCCTGCCGAACGATTGCTGCTCTTCGCCGGCCGCAGAAAACTTGAATAAATAGTTCAATTCCGCATCAATCACATAAATGTTTCCTTCCGAGTCCAGCGCGATATCCTCCGGCTGGGCAAATTTGTCAATCGCAAAGAGATCGAAGTTTCCTGCCGCCGGGTTCAAGCGCGCGGCGTAACCGAATTCGCCGGGCGTCAGCCATTGCACTTTGAAAGAGTTTTGGCCGATCATGCAAAAAATGAAATCTCCAGAAAAATCACGCAATGCTGTAATCCCGCTCGGACTCGAGGCCGACAAAATGCCCAGACCGTTCGCTTCGAGGTTGATCGCGTCTGGAACTCTCACTTGAAAACCTTCCGGAAAAATCAGAACCTGGTTGTCGTTCTTGTCTCCGCCGGTTGCCGTGACAAAGTAGGAGATTGTACCGCGCCCCTGCGTACTCGTCAACAAGGCGGCGATTGCGGTATAGCGCCGGTCGGGGTTGTCGACTTCTTCAAAAACCAATTCCACCGGCGCCGCGGCAATTTGATGTTGTACCGCCGTCAAGTTGATGCGATGGATTTTGTTGCTGTCTGTTACGATCAGCAAATTCAGTTTTGAATCTTGCGTCAGCGCCACAGGATTGTCGACGGTTTGCGACTGGCCGAGAATATTGCCTGCCAAATCGAGCATAAGAATGCGATCGTTACCGGTGTCGGCAACATAAATCAAAGGCTCGCGACCAATCAAAATATCCTGCGGTTGATTCAAGCTGTAGCCTGCGGCCGCATCCCATACCGGGCGAAGTTGAATGTAAGTCGTATCGCTCACGATGGTCGAGCCGCCGCCCTCCTCCGGTTGTTGCGGCAGCGGAAATTTTTCGCCGCCGCAAGCCAGAAGTAAGAACGCGACAAGAATGAGCAAACCAGCGGCGAGATTAAGCGCTTTGCCAAAATTCATATAAAGCCCTTTTGAGAATGTTTCCAGAAACGAGACGGCGATAGTCTTCAGTTGAGCGTACATCCGTAATTGGCCGGACTTCCTGCATAGCCGTTTGCCCGGCTTGTTCGATCAACGCCTCGGTCAGCCGTTTTCCGTTTAGCAAGGCCTCGGTTTGCGGCGTGCGGATCACAGTCGGCGCCACGCTGCCGTAGGCAATTTTGATGAAACTGATTTCATGTTCGGCCGTTTTTTGCGCGCGCAGCGCCAAAACGATTTTGGAAATCGCCTGCGCCTGCCGCGTGCCGACTTTGCGGAAATATTGCCAATCGTTTTTTGCCGATTTGGGCAAATAAATTGCAAGCAGCAGTTCTTCCGGCGCCAGTTTGGTTTTGCGATAGCCGGTATAAAATTCATCAAAAGCGATTGTGCGCGTGCCTTGCGCGCTGCCCACTTCCAAAACCGCATCAAGAACCGCCAGCACCGGCAGCGTGTCGCCTGCCGGCGAAGCATTGACAATGTTGCCGCCCAACGTGCCGCGATTTTGAATCTGCGTTGCGCCCACGAGTTTAGCCGCTTCGATCAAAATCGGCGCATGCTGCTGCACCAGCGCGGAACGAATGATTTGCGTGTAAGTCGTCAACGCGCCGATGCGAATCATATCATTTGATTCGCCAATGCCGCGCAATTCTGCCAATTTCCAAATATTTAAATACGCGGGATGCTGCTCGACGCGCGCGTGCAACGTCACCATCAAATCCGTGCCGCCCGCCAGTACTTTGACGCCTTCTCGTTCTTGTTGGAGAATAGCGTAAGCCTCAGCGAGGGTTTTAGGCGAATGCGTTTTTATGGTGGAAATCATTTTCTTTTTTGCTCGTTACGAGAGTTGCAAGATGGGTTGGTGGATCAGCGCGGCCTAGTCATCGTGCAATCCAACGATCCATCAATCCATTTATCCAGTCATACTTTTTCCGGCGGGCCTGCTGCCGCGGCAATCGCGTCAAAAATTTTCATATCACCCGTACACCGGCAGAGATTGCCGGCGATTGCCTCTTTGATCTGCTCGCGTGACGGCTTGAAGCGCTCATTCAAAAACGCGGTTGCGGCCATCAACATGCCGGGCGTGCAAATACCGCATTGCGCGCCGCCGTGTTCGAGAAATGCCTGCTGCACACGGCTCAAACGCCCGTCTTGCGCTAGTCCCTCGACCGTGATGATCTCACTCTCCTCCACCTGGCAAAACGGCACCAGGCATGAATTCACGACTTCACCGTTTAGGATCACCGAACACGAGCCGCATTCGCCTTCGCCGCAGCCCTCTTTCGAGCCGGTGAGACGCAAATCTTCGCGCAAGACATCGAGCAAGCGCTTCATTGGCGGCAAATCGAGATCGTAAGATTTGTTGTTGACTTGGAAGCGAATTGGCATTTTTTGTGTGAAGAAGTTAGCGATGGCGAAATTCGGTTATTCAGCTTGTCTTGTAAAGCTGCTGAAGCAATTCAAGTGAACATACGACATCTTATTATCGTAGCAATTCATCGC containing:
- a CDS encoding xanthine dehydrogenase family protein subunit M codes for the protein MISTIKTHSPKTLAEAYAILQQEREGVKVLAGGTDLMVTLHARVEQHPAYLNIWKLAELRGIGESNDMIRIGALTTYTQIIRSALVQQHAPILIEAAKLVGATQIQNRGTLGGNIVNASPAGDTLPVLAVLDAVLEVGSAQGTRTIAFDEFYTGYRKTKLAPEELLLAIYLPKSAKNDWQYFRKVGTRQAQAISKIVLALRAQKTAEHEISFIKIAYGSVAPTVIRTPQTEALLNGKRLTEALIEQAGQTAMQEVRPITDVRSTEDYRRLVSGNILKRALYEFWQSA
- a CDS encoding (2Fe-2S)-binding protein, with the translated sequence MPIRFQVNNKSYDLDLPPMKRLLDVLREDLRLTGSKEGCGEGECGSCSVILNGEVVNSCLVPFCQVEESEIITVEGLAQDGRLSRVQQAFLEHGGAQCGICTPGMLMAATAFLNERFKPSREQIKEAIAGNLCRCTGDMKIFDAIAAAAGPPEKV